One Triplophysa dalaica isolate WHDGS20190420 chromosome 11, ASM1584641v1, whole genome shotgun sequence genomic window carries:
- the slc2a15a gene encoding solute carrier family 2 member 15a, with translation MAEEVLITTPGAISSHLTSSLLAVALLTSFGSSMLYGYNLAVVNSPAGYIKDFYNRTVVSRNGTGLNEEALTLMYSLTVSVFAIGGLIGSLMVGTLVTRFGRKGTVVNSTGLVFLAGTLMGFSRICGSPEMVIFGRFVTGIHSGISLSVVPMYLGEIAPKNLRGFLGLVPSIFICIGVFSAQVLGLHELLGKEEHWPLFLSLVVVPTFIQLMLLPWFPESPRYLLIEKHNVHATITALKWYRAKCDIQAEIEEMQEEQRSLSSVATLSVWQLLLDRTVRWQVLSVMVINIGMQLSGIDAIWFYTNNIFENAGIPAPEIQYTTVGTGAIEIVAGLIGCFTIERLGRRPLIIGGFGFMGVCCAGITVSLILQTHVSFMKYVSVGCVVGIIAGFCIGPAGVPFLITAELFKQSHRPAAYTVGGSLNWMSNFTIGFIFPFLQMSAGSYCYLVFCVVCLIVAVYVYFVIPETKNKTFVEISQMFATKDAIEESLALDHPDQLKLRKMNGYGYGSLENGSLEFDSSSSCP, from the exons ATGGCTGAAGAAGTTTTAATCACGACGCCGGGCGCAATAAGTTCG CACCTTACCTCATCCCTGCTGGCAGTGGCTTTACTCACATCTTTTGGTAGCTCTATGCTCTATGGATACAATCTAGCTGTGGTCAATTCACCTGCTGGG TACATTAAAGACTTTTATAACCGTACAGTTGTAAGTCGGAATGGAACTGGACTCAACGAAGAGGCCCTGACGCTCATGTATTCACTCACTGTTTCTGTGTTCGCTATTGGAGGCCTCATCGGTTCCTTGATGGTTGGCACATTGGTGACCAGATTTGGAAG GAAAGGAACAGTGGTCAACTCCACTGGACTGGTCTTCCTAGCCGGAACGCTCATGGGATTCAGCAGGATCTGCGGCTCACCCGAAATGGTCATCTTTGGTCGTTTTGTAACAGGAATACATTCAG GTATTTCTCTTAGCGTGGTACCCATGTATCTGGGAGAAATCGCTCCTAAAAACTTAAGAGGCTTCCTGGGGCTTGTACCCAGCATATTCATTTGCATTGGGGTTTTTTCAGCTCAAGTCTTGGGCCTGCATGAACTTTTGGGAAAG GAGGAGCATTGGCCTCTGTTCCTCTCCCTTGTGGTTGTCCCCACCTTCATCCAGCTGATGTTGTTACCATGGTTTCCAGAAAGTCCACGGTACCTGTTGATTGAGAAGCACAACGTTCATGCCACTATCACTG CGCTAAAATGGTACAGGGCTAAATGTGACATCCAGGCAGAGATAGAGGAGATGCAGGAGGAGCAACGCTCTCTGTCGTCAGTGGCGACTCTGTCTGTCTGGCAGCTGCTTCTGGACCGCACTGTTCGCTGGCAGGTCCTTTCTGTGATGGTTATCAACATCGGCATGCAGCTATCTGGCATTGATGCG ATTTGGTTTTACACCAACAACATCTTTGAGAATGCTGGGATTCCGGCCCCTGAGATCCAGTATACCACTGTAGGAACTGGAGCTATCGAGATTGTCGCAGGCCTTATTGGG tgtttcaCTATTGAGCGTCTGGGACGAAGGCCGTTGATAATCGGGGGTTTTGGTTTCATGGGAGTTTGTTGTGCTGGAATAACAGTATCTCTTATTCTTCAA ACGCACGTGTCGTTCATGAAATATGTGAGTGTGGGGTGTGTGGTTGGAATTATCGCTGGATTCTGTATAGGACCAG cGGGCGTTCCCTTCCTGATCACAGCAGAGCTCTTCAAGCAATCTCATCGTCCAGCTGCATACACTGTTGGAGGGTCTCTTAACTGGATGTCTAACTTCACTATCGGCTTCATCTTTCCTTTTCTGCAG ATGTCTGCTGGATCCTACTGCTATCTGGTGTTTTGTGTCGTGTGTTTGATTGTGGCCGTCTATGTGTACTTTGTTATACCTGAGActaaaaataagacatttgtaGAAATTAGTCAAATGTTTGCTACCAAAGATGCCATTGAGGAGAGCCTAGCCCTTGATCACCCAGACCAGCTGAAATTGAGAAAGATGAATGGATATGGATATGGATCACTTGAAAATGGTTCACTTGAATTTGACAGCTCATCCTCCTGTCCTTGA